A section of the Streptomyces sp. Je 1-369 genome encodes:
- a CDS encoding 3-hydroxyacyl-CoA dehydrogenase NAD-binding domain-containing protein, with amino-acid sequence MSSSTTTPEDVRRVACVGAGVIGGGWVAHFLARGYDVTAWDPAPDAEQKLRRLVEAAWPALTRLGLAEGASRDRLTVTATLEAAVADAEFVQESAPEKLELKRDLLARLDAAAPAGVVIASSTSGYPMTDMQTGAATPGRLVVGHPFNPPYLIPLVEVVGGERTDAEAVAWASRFYEVAGKSVITMKSEVPGFIANRLQEALWREALHMVANGEATVREIDDSITEGPGLRWAFMGPMLTFALAGGEGGMAHMLDHFGPSLKSPWTRLEAPELDKKLYDAVVAGCDDAADGRTIADLVAERDQGVIDVLRATGRLNGGRK; translated from the coding sequence ATGAGCAGCAGCACCACCACCCCTGAAGACGTCCGCCGCGTCGCCTGCGTCGGCGCCGGAGTCATCGGCGGCGGCTGGGTCGCCCACTTCCTGGCCCGCGGCTACGACGTCACCGCCTGGGACCCCGCCCCCGACGCCGAGCAGAAGCTGCGCCGCCTCGTCGAAGCCGCCTGGCCCGCCCTCACCCGGCTCGGGCTCGCCGAAGGCGCCTCGCGGGACCGCCTCACCGTCACCGCCACGCTCGAAGCGGCCGTCGCCGACGCCGAGTTCGTGCAGGAGAGCGCCCCCGAGAAGCTGGAGCTCAAGCGCGACCTGCTCGCCCGCCTGGACGCCGCCGCCCCCGCCGGTGTCGTCATCGCCTCCTCCACCTCCGGCTACCCGATGACCGACATGCAGACCGGGGCCGCGACCCCGGGCCGCCTCGTCGTCGGGCACCCCTTCAACCCGCCGTACCTGATACCCCTCGTCGAGGTCGTCGGCGGCGAGCGGACCGACGCCGAAGCCGTGGCGTGGGCGTCCCGCTTCTACGAGGTCGCGGGCAAGTCCGTGATCACCATGAAGAGCGAGGTCCCCGGGTTCATCGCCAACCGCCTCCAGGAAGCCCTGTGGCGCGAGGCCCTGCACATGGTCGCCAACGGCGAGGCCACCGTGCGGGAGATCGACGACTCCATCACCGAGGGCCCCGGCCTGCGCTGGGCGTTCATGGGCCCGATGCTCACGTTCGCGCTCGCGGGCGGCGAAGGCGGCATGGCCCACATGCTCGACCACTTCGGCCCGTCCCTGAAGTCCCCCTGGACGCGGCTCGAAGCGCCCGAGCTCGACAAGAAGCTGTACGACGCCGTGGTCGCCGGATGCGATGACGCGGCGGACGGCCGCACCATCGCGGACCTCGTCGCCGAGCGCGACCAGGGCGTCATCGACGTCCTGCGCGCCACGGGCCGTCTGAACGGAGGCCGGAAGTGA